One genomic region from Macadamia integrifolia cultivar HAES 741 unplaced genomic scaffold, SCU_Mint_v3 scaffold1841, whole genome shotgun sequence encodes:
- the LOC122064965 gene encoding uncharacterized protein LOC122064965: MANVNNTPIIASTDDDGEELILATLLIVQYHYSNDLYTREPRRDSAFTGAAWVHEVLHGHANRCYEEFGLERHVFLNLCLLMRHRGWLQDSRKIRVDEQLAMFMFRITGVGPTNRAVEERFQHSGQTVSYYFGKVLQGVLKLSKEYIKAPSFDEIPMEIIANNKWWPYFKMVHMLLL, encoded by the exons ATGGCAAATGTCAATAATACTCCAATAATCGCCTCTACTGACGACGATGGAGAAGAATTGATTCTCGCAACATTGTTGATAGTACAATATCATTATTCCAACGATTTATACACTAGAGAACCACGTAGGGATAGTGCATTCACAGGGGCAGCATGGGTACATGAGGTGTTGCATGGGCATGCAAACCGCTGTTACGAAGAATTTGGGTTGGAACGACATGTGTTTTTAAATTTATGCCTACTAATGAGACATCGTGGTTGGTTACAAGACAGTCGCAAAATTAGGGTAGATGAGCAATTGGCAATGTTCATGTTCAGAATAACAGGTGTAGGTCCTACTAATAGAGCAGTTGAGGAGAGATTCCAACATTCAGGACAGACTGTCAGCTATTACTTTGGCAAAGTATTGCAAGGAGTGCTTAAGCTTTCTAAGGAGTATATCAAAGCCCCATCGTTTGATGAGATTCCTATGGAAATAATTGCAAACAACAAATGgtggccatattttaag ATGGTACACATGTTACTGCTATAG
- the LOC122064971 gene encoding uncharacterized protein LOC122064971: MTSTSRANNEAAKWIKSEQDYLLKLMVEQVKVGNKSSSTFNKGGWNNIKKGLEEKTNRSFTMVQLRNKMNKMRFDYNAFKKLLDTTCFGWNSVTRTCTVEDESVWDVHIKANRDWSKFRRNGLPHWPELCIIFGNSYASGIGGFGNESDFRFEEESRGVDDEVDADVDVIPTTPLANTLPTGYYESQDPGTDRPRVNRRLDRTLTGYRKKSRTTGIERTIQTLAESVANKNTSTPSSTPMGLTPNTTDFSTSTCVRLLETMNDIPRELHIKACKRILVDREWRELLITLKNEMKQLAFDVLD; encoded by the exons ATGACATCCACTTCGAGAGCTAATAACGAGGCAGCAAAATGGATTAAAAGCGAACAAGATTATCTCCTGAAATTAATGGTTGAACAAGTGAAAGTTGGTAATAAGAGTTCCAGCACTTTCAATAAAGGTGGGTGGAACAATATCAAGAAGGGGCTTGAGGAAAAAACTAATCGGTCATTTACGATGGTTCAATTAAGgaataagatgaataaaatgcGATTCGATTACAACGCTTTCAAGAAACTACTGGATACTACATGTTTTGGTTGGAATTCTGTGACGAGGACCTGTAcagttgaagatgagagtgTTTGGGATGTACACATTAAG GCAAATCGTGATTGGTCAAAGTTTAGGAGGAAtgggctaccacattggcctgaaCTATGTATAATTTTTGGGAATTCATATGCTAGTGGGATAGGAGGATTCGGGAATGAATCTGATTTCAGGTTTGAAGAGGAATCGAGAGGTGTTGATGATGAGGTGGATGCAGATGTAGATGTAATTCCAACTACTCCATTGGCTAATACCTTGCCAACAGGTTATTATGAAAGCCAAGATCCAGGAACTGATCGTCCTAGAGTCAACAGAAGACTTGATAGGACACTTACAGGATATAGGAAGAAGAGTAGGACAACTGGTATTGAACGCACCATTCAAACCCTAGCCGAGTCAGTAGCAAACAAGAATACTTCAACCCCTAGCTCAACTCCAATGGGTCTCACTCCAAATACCACAGATTTCAGCACTTCTACTTGTGTTAGATTATTGGAAACCATGAATGATATCCCAAGAGAGTTGCATATTAAGGCGTGCAAGAGGATATTGGTGGATCGGGAATGGAGAGAATTACTCATTACTCTCAAGAATGAAATGAAACAATTGGCTTTTGATGTGTTAGATTGA